The following coding sequences are from one Rhipicephalus microplus isolate Deutch F79 chromosome 3, USDA_Rmic, whole genome shotgun sequence window:
- the LOC119175923 gene encoding monocarboxylate transporter 9 isoform X2, whose product MRHRESSWNRRHQGPDGPWAWLVISAVAWNLFWLSLLRHSAGVIFVALLSRFGESRERTSWVISLSMSLAILLGIGQGIVMPTKELVIGYHFRRYHGSANGICFIGGILAAFVYPMILLLLIQEYNLGGALLITGGLQLHALAGSLFYRKPLWAQVQNGTEARRNSARLKPWGDDVNYMKGLEVSNMQEAPRAADMGHVSMSIIRPGSRKLAPCRNDDVTDAADGAGEDVREKGQRSSNLLHNDTDHKNRETNGSSASASAAVALLSNETGNAVEDMVTATCVDRKHEIRWTSSAGACDLGFLKHPVFYMILVTCSFSAFSMVTFTILVDYAKERNFSAQDGAILLSVKAIGDAISHPMSGLLPGRGLIDRRTLMCASQLTMAFSCALLPLAAHSYPALLVLCVLLGWSTSTVVVLFVPIMADRVGMASLGMSMGICRFAMGVGPLTCPLLIGYFKDQLGSYEGLFYLSSIINFMVGSLWLVDALRMVVTRRRRRRASAAVRWDAVPTSDEQPPAAVPS is encoded by the exons ATGAGGCATCGCGAATCCTCCTGGAACAGACGCCATCAAGGTCCCGATGGACCTTGGGCTTGGCTTGTGATTTCGGCCGTGGCCTGGAATCTCTTCTGGCTCAGCCTATTGCGTCATTCTGCAGGTGTAATCTTCGTCGCGCTGCTGTCCAGATTTGGCGAGAGCAGAGAGAGGACCAGTTGGGTCATCAGCCTCAGCATGAGCCTCGCCATACTCTTAG GAATAGGTCAGGGAATCGTGATGCCAACCAAGGAACTGGTCATAGGCTACCACTTCCGAAGGTACCACGGATCGGCCAACGGCATCTGCTTTATCGGTGGTATCCTGGCTGCCTTCGTCTACCCCATGATCCTGCTGTTGCTCATCCAGGAGTACAATCTAGGTGGTGCGCTGCTCATAACAGGGGGCCTTCAGCTCCACGCCCTGGCCGGGTCCCTGTTCTACAGAAAGCCACTTTGGGCCCAAGTCCAGAACGGAACCGAAGCCAGGAGAAACAGCGCCAGACTGAAGCCCTGGGGAGACGACGTCAATTACATGAAGGGCCTTGAAGTCTCCAATATGCAAGAAGCACCGCGCGCTGCCGACATGGGGCACGTCTCAATGTCCATTATTAGACCTGGCTCGAGAAAGTTGGCACCCTGTCGAAACGATGACGTCACGGATGCTGCCGACGGTGCCGGGGAAGATGTCCGAGAGAAAGGACAGCGTAGTAGCAACCTCCTGCATAACGACACCGATCACAAAAACCGAGAAACCAATGGCTCTTCTGCCTCCGCGAGTGCTGCTGTTGCTTTGCTAAGCAACGAGACCGGAAATGCCGTCGAAGACATGGTTACCGCGACCTGTGTCGACCGGAAGCACGAAATCAGGTGGACGTCGTCAGCTGGTGCTTGTGATCTCGGCTTCCTGAAGCACCCTGTCTTCTACATGATCTTAGTGACATGCTCTTTTAGTGCCTTCTCAATGGTGACGTTCACGATACTCGTAGACTACGCCAAGGAGAGAAATTTCAGCGCCCAGGACGGCGCAATCTTGCTTTCGGTGAAGGCCATTGGCGATGCCATTTCGCACCCGATGTCGGGTCTCCTCCCTGGCAGGGGCCTGATCGACCGGCGGACGCTCATGTGCGCTAGCCAGCTAACCATGGCCTTCTCGTGTGCGCTGCTGCCGCTGGCGGCGCACTCGTACCCCGCTCTGCTTGTGCTCTGCGTGCTTCTCGGGTGGAGTACCAGCACGGTGGTGGTGCTCTTCGTGCCCATCATGGCCGACAGGGTCGGAATGGCGAGCCTTGGAATGTCCATGGGGATCTGCAGGTTCGCCATGGGTGTGGGTCCCCTGACATGCCCACTCCTTATTG GGTACTTCAAGGACCAGCTGGGCTCTTACGAGGGACTGTTCTACCTCAGCAGCATCATCAACTTCATGGTGGGCTCGCTGTGGCTCGTCGACGCCCTTCGCATGGTCGTCACCCGGAGAAGGCGAAGGAGGGCCTCGGCTGCTGTTCGATGGGACGCCGTGCCGACAAGCGACGAGCAGCCTCCTGCAGCAGTTCCTTCGTGA
- the LOC119175923 gene encoding monocarboxylate transporter 14 isoform X1 — protein sequence MRHRESSWNRRHQGPDGPWAWLVISAVAWNLFWLSLLRHSAGVIFVALLSRFGESRERTSWVISLSMSLAILLGPLWGLLNKVLSLRTQTLLGCLIVGVSSVMCYFARSLTTVIILQGICGGIGQGIVMPTKELVIGYHFRRYHGSANGICFIGGILAAFVYPMILLLLIQEYNLGGALLITGGLQLHALAGSLFYRKPLWAQVQNGTEARRNSARLKPWGDDVNYMKGLEVSNMQEAPRAADMGHVSMSIIRPGSRKLAPCRNDDVTDAADGAGEDVREKGQRSSNLLHNDTDHKNRETNGSSASASAAVALLSNETGNAVEDMVTATCVDRKHEIRWTSSAGACDLGFLKHPVFYMILVTCSFSAFSMVTFTILVDYAKERNFSAQDGAILLSVKAIGDAISHPMSGLLPGRGLIDRRTLMCASQLTMAFSCALLPLAAHSYPALLVLCVLLGWSTSTVVVLFVPIMADRVGMASLGMSMGICRFAMGVGPLTCPLLIGYFKDQLGSYEGLFYLSSIINFMVGSLWLVDALRMVVTRRRRRRASAAVRWDAVPTSDEQPPAAVPS from the exons ATGAGGCATCGCGAATCCTCCTGGAACAGACGCCATCAAGGTCCCGATGGACCTTGGGCTTGGCTTGTGATTTCGGCCGTGGCCTGGAATCTCTTCTGGCTCAGCCTATTGCGTCATTCTGCAGGTGTAATCTTCGTCGCGCTGCTGTCCAGATTTGGCGAGAGCAGAGAGAGGACCAGTTGGGTCATCAGCCTCAGCATGAGCCTCGCCATACTCTTAG GTCCTCTGTGGGGCCTGCTGAACAaggtcctgtcgctgcggactcAGACTTTGTTGGGCTGCCTGATCGTCGGCGTGAGCAGCGTCATGTGCTACTTTGCGCGCAGCCTGACCACTGTAATCATTCTGCAAGGCATCTGCGGAG GAATAGGTCAGGGAATCGTGATGCCAACCAAGGAACTGGTCATAGGCTACCACTTCCGAAGGTACCACGGATCGGCCAACGGCATCTGCTTTATCGGTGGTATCCTGGCTGCCTTCGTCTACCCCATGATCCTGCTGTTGCTCATCCAGGAGTACAATCTAGGTGGTGCGCTGCTCATAACAGGGGGCCTTCAGCTCCACGCCCTGGCCGGGTCCCTGTTCTACAGAAAGCCACTTTGGGCCCAAGTCCAGAACGGAACCGAAGCCAGGAGAAACAGCGCCAGACTGAAGCCCTGGGGAGACGACGTCAATTACATGAAGGGCCTTGAAGTCTCCAATATGCAAGAAGCACCGCGCGCTGCCGACATGGGGCACGTCTCAATGTCCATTATTAGACCTGGCTCGAGAAAGTTGGCACCCTGTCGAAACGATGACGTCACGGATGCTGCCGACGGTGCCGGGGAAGATGTCCGAGAGAAAGGACAGCGTAGTAGCAACCTCCTGCATAACGACACCGATCACAAAAACCGAGAAACCAATGGCTCTTCTGCCTCCGCGAGTGCTGCTGTTGCTTTGCTAAGCAACGAGACCGGAAATGCCGTCGAAGACATGGTTACCGCGACCTGTGTCGACCGGAAGCACGAAATCAGGTGGACGTCGTCAGCTGGTGCTTGTGATCTCGGCTTCCTGAAGCACCCTGTCTTCTACATGATCTTAGTGACATGCTCTTTTAGTGCCTTCTCAATGGTGACGTTCACGATACTCGTAGACTACGCCAAGGAGAGAAATTTCAGCGCCCAGGACGGCGCAATCTTGCTTTCGGTGAAGGCCATTGGCGATGCCATTTCGCACCCGATGTCGGGTCTCCTCCCTGGCAGGGGCCTGATCGACCGGCGGACGCTCATGTGCGCTAGCCAGCTAACCATGGCCTTCTCGTGTGCGCTGCTGCCGCTGGCGGCGCACTCGTACCCCGCTCTGCTTGTGCTCTGCGTGCTTCTCGGGTGGAGTACCAGCACGGTGGTGGTGCTCTTCGTGCCCATCATGGCCGACAGGGTCGGAATGGCGAGCCTTGGAATGTCCATGGGGATCTGCAGGTTCGCCATGGGTGTGGGTCCCCTGACATGCCCACTCCTTATTG GGTACTTCAAGGACCAGCTGGGCTCTTACGAGGGACTGTTCTACCTCAGCAGCATCATCAACTTCATGGTGGGCTCGCTGTGGCTCGTCGACGCCCTTCGCATGGTCGTCACCCGGAGAAGGCGAAGGAGGGCCTCGGCTGCTGTTCGATGGGACGCCGTGCCGACAAGCGACGAGCAGCCTCCTGCAGCAGTTCCTTCGTGA